In Myxococcus xanthus, the genomic window GCGTGGACGCGCGTGTGCGCATGAACCAGCGCGCGCACCTGGTCCGCCGGCGTGGGCTTCGCGCCCTGGAACGCGGTCTCCAGCGCCTCGAAGTGGGCCTCGTGGCCAATGCGCACCAGCTCCGCGAGGACGTGGTCCTTGGCCGCGAAGTGGGCGTACAGCGCGCTGGGCCGCAGCTCCAGGGCCGACGCCAGGTCCCGAATGGACGTGTCGTGATAGCCGCGGCTCGCGAAGAGCTGCAGGGCCGTCTCCAGGATGCGTCGGCGCGTGCCTTCGGGGGGGGCCGCCGCCGTGGGGGGGAGACGGGCGGCCGTGGCGCGCAGGCGAGAGCGGGGGGAGGTGCTCATGGGGTACTCTTGAAAAACGAACGTTCGTTCATGTAGCTTCGGACCTGCGGTTCGACACGCTTCCTACCTGAATCTGGGGTCCGAACATGCCGTTGCTCCAGCTCGAGGAGCTCTCCCTCTACTTCGAGGAATCGGGTGAGGGCACCCCCGTGCTGTTTCTTCACGGGCTTGGCTCCTCTGGCCGGGACTGGGAGTCCGTGGCACCCAGACTGACGGGCCGCCATCGCGTCATCGTTCCAGATGCGCGGGGGCATGGCCGCAGCGGAAAGCCGCCGGGCGCCTATGGCGTGCCGCGCTTCGCCCGGGACATCGCCGGGCTGTGTGACGCGTTGGGGCTCACCGGCGTCCACGTGGTGGGCCTGTCCATGGGCGGGATGATGGGGTTCCAGCTCGCGGTGGACCGGCCGGAGCTGGTGCGCAGCCTGGTCATCGTCAACAGCGGGCCGGAGCTGGTGGCGCGCACGCTGCGCCGCAAGTTCGAGTTCGGCCTGCGCCTGACGCTGCTGAAGCTGCTGGGGCCCTCGGTGCTGGCGAAGGTCCTGGCGCCCAAGCTCTTCCCCAAGCCCGAGCAGGAAGCACTTCGTCAGCGCGCGCTGGAGATATTCAGCGCCAACGACCCGGACGCGTACCTGCGCGCGACGAAGGGGTTGGTGGGGTGGAGCGTCATGCGGCACCTGGGCGGCATCACCTGCCCGGTGCTGGTGCTCGCGTCCGACAGGGACTACACGCCCGTGTCCACGAAGCAGGCCTATGTGGACCTGCTGCCGAACGCGCGGCTCCAGGTGTTGAGTGATTCCGGCCATGCGTCACCGCATGACCAGCCCGACAAGGTCGCCGACGCAGTGGAGGCCTTCCTGGCCGGAGTCGAGGACGCCGCGGCGGATGCGCGGCAGCCGGGCTGAGCGCGGTTCCCCCACCCCGAAGGAGTCAGCCAATGAAGCGGAACGCTGTCACGTGCTCACGCACGGGGTTGTTGCTGCTCGCCGTCCTCACGCTCACCGCCGCGGCCCCCGCGCGCGCCGGCACCTGGGTCCATGGCATCGAAGGGACCCGGGGCTTCCAGCTCTGGGTGCCCACGGGTTACCAGGCGGACACGCCGCTGCCCCTGGTGGTGGCGCTGCACGGCTGCTTTCAGAACCCGAGCCAGTTCGCCGGCCTCTCGCGCCTCAACGAGAAGGCGGACGCCGAGAAGTTCCTGGTGCTGTACCCGAACCAGGCGACGTTCGCGAACCCCACGCAGTGCTGGAACTTCATGCTGGTGCTCAACCAGACGCGAGGCCACGGTGAGCCCGCGCTCGTTGTGGGCATGGTGGAGCAGGTGAAGCGGCACTACGCGGTGGATGCGCGCCGCATCTACGTGGGCGGCGTCAGCTCCGGCGCGGTGCTCACGGGGACGCTGCTGGCCTGCTACTCGGACGTGTTCGCCGCGGGGATGATTGGCGCGGGCGCCATGTACAAGGCGGCCACCACGATTTCGGGCACGGGCTTCGCGATGCTCTTCGGCAGCATCTACCACCCGGATGACCGGGGCCGGGACGCGTGGGTGTGCTCGGGCCGTCCGCGTCACACGGTGCCGGTGCTCGTCGTGCACGGGACGAAGGACAGCGTCGTCGACATCGTCAACGGCCGGCAGGCGACGCGGCAGTTCCTCCAGACCAGCGACTACGGCGATGACGGCGTGGCCAACGACAGCATCCGTCCGGTGGCCACGCAGGTGACGCGCGCGACGGTGCCCGGCGGGCGCGCGTACACGGTGGAGGACTACGTCTACGGCGGCTCGCTGGTGGCGCGGCACATCGAAATCCAGGGGATGGACCACGCCTGGCCCGGCGGGGATTCGCGCTATCCCTTCGCCGACCCGTCCGGGCCGGACGGCACCTCCATCATGTGGGACTTCTTCCGGCAGCACACCCGGAACTGAGGCCCGCGCGCGTCAGTGTTGGTGGCCCATGCGCACCTCGACCTCGGGGTGTGCCTGGGCGAACGCGCGCAGCTTCTTGAAGCTCACCGTGGCCCGGTCCGCGTCGTTGTTGAACGAGCCGGGCTCCACGTCGTGCTCCCAGCCCCAGCGGGTGTGGCTGACGTCCCCCGCGAGCAGCACCGGGCCCTTCGTGGAGCGCACCAGGTACGCGGTGGTGCCGGGCGTGTGGCCGGGCAGCCAGAGCGCCCACACGGAGCCGTCCCCGAAGATGTCCACCGCGCCGTCGAACAGGCCGGCGTCCTCCCGCGCGTAGGTCCACTCCGACAGCGGCGGCTTGCCGGCCAGGGCCCGGTCGCTGTTGCCCTGGACGACGAGGTTCACGAAGGCGCGGTCGGAGGCCTCACCCGGCCCGGTGTAGACGGGTGTCCCGGCGGGCACGTCCGCCATGCCGGTGATGTGGTCCAGATGCAGGTGCGTGAGGAACACGCCCGCCAGCGGCTGTTGCTGCTTCGCCAGCCACTCCCCCAGTGGGGCGTGCACCGTCATCTTCTCCATGTTCATCGCGCTGGCGACGAGCCCGCGCATGGCGGCCTTCTCCGGCGCGTCTCGCAGCGCCGTCTCCACGCCGGTGTCGACGATGAAGAGCCCTTTCTCCGGGTGGCGGAGGGCGTGGAAGAAGACCTGGACCGGCTCATCCCCGTCCTCCAGGCCCGCGCGCTTCGCGGTGGGGTGGTCCAGGTTGATGAGGCCGCCGCGCTCCACGGCCCAGTCGCAGGAGACGACCGTCTCCAGCTCCACGGGGCCGGGTTGCGTCAGCATTGGTAGCAGCTCCGACGAAGGGCGTGCCTTGCCGAGCGCGGAGGGCTGCACGCCATGTGAGGTGACGGCGCAGCCCGTGAGGGCGGCGGTGGCGAGCATGGTGGCGAACGAGAGGGCAAGGGAACGGTTCCGCATGGTGGGGCTCCTGCACGTCGAGACAGGCGCAAGGTAGCGATGCGAGAATGGATGGAAAATGGCGATTCAGGCATGAGGTCATGCATTCATGGATATCTCCTGGGATGACGCGCGGCTGTTCCTCGCCATCGCGGAGACGGGCAGCTTCAGCGGGGCGGCGCGGCAGCTCCGCATCGGTCAGCCCACGGTGAGCCGGCGGCTGGCGGCGCTGGAGTACGCGGTGGGCGCCTCCTTGTTCCGCCGGGGCGTGGACGGCGCGGTGCTGACGGCCGCAGGCGAGCGGCTGGTGCTACCGGCCAAGAAGATGGCGGAGTGGGCCGGAGAGCTGCACCGCGCGGCGGAGTCGTCGGACACGTCGCCTCGCGGCCTGGTGCGGGTGACGGCGGCGCCGTACATGTGCTTCGACTTCCTCGCGCCCTTCTCGGGCGCGGTGGCGAAGAAGCACCCGGGGCTGCGCTTGGAGGTGCTCTCCGGGATTCAGTACCTGGACCTGGGGCGCGGCGAGGCGGACCTCGCGCTGCGGGCCCGGTGCCCGCCGAACGCGGACTTGAAGCGCGTGTATGGGGTGCAGATTCGCAACGCTGTCTTCGTGGCGAAGTCGCTCAAGGCGAAGCTGCCCAAGCGGCCCACGCTCCAGCAGATTCCGTGGGTGGCCTGGGCGCCGCCGTTCGATGCGACGCCGCCCAATCCCCAGTTGGAGTCCATCATCCCCGGCTTCTCGCCCGTGTTCACCGCCGACAACTACCTGGTGATGCTGGCCGCCGCCGAAGCGGGCGTGGGGGCCATGGTGCTGGGCGACCTGCGGCACCGCTTCGTGCGGGAGCGGAGCCTCGTGCCGCTCGACCTGGACCTGGGGCCCTATGCCACCAGCGAGCTGCACCTGGTCTGCGCGAAGTCCGCGCTCGACATACCGCGTGTGCGGAAGGTTTCGGAGCTGCTGGTCGAGGAGCTGGAGCAGGCGAAGAAGCGGTGACCCGCCGCATCCGCCCCTCGGGTTGCGATGGCCTGTCGCGCGTGTTCACGGTAATCCAGGGGGCACCGGGCATCGTCCCCAGGAGGACCTTCACCATGACTGAACGCAACGCCATTGCCGCCGGTTTCCTCACGCACGAAGTCACGAACCAGCCTCCGCCGCTCGAGTACGACGCGTGGACGACGGACACCGTGCTCCGCGAGGTGGTGGCCCGGGAGGGCGGCGGCTGGGCGGAGGCCGACCTGGCGAAGTACGGCCCCGTGGTGGGCGGGGAGATGCAGCAGTTGGCGTTCCTCGCCAACGAGAACAAGCCCAAGTTTCGGCCCTTCGACCGCTATGGCAACCGCCGCGACGAGGTGGAGTTTCATCCCGCGTACCACCGGCTGATGGAGCTGGGCATGGCCCACGGCGTGTCGGGTTTCGCCTGGCGCAACGAGGACAAGCCCGGCGCCCACGTGGCGCGCATGGCCCTCTTCTATCTGCACAACCAGGCGGACAACGGGACGAGCTGCCCGCTCACGATGACGTACGCGTCGGTGCCCGCGCTGCGCCACCAGCCGGAGGTGGCGATGGAGTGGCTGCCGCGCGTGAGCTCGGCGTCCTACGACAGCCGCTTCATCCCCGCCGCGCAGAAGTCAGGCGCCACCATTGGCATGGGCATGACGGAGAAGCAGGGTGGCTCCGACGTGCGCACCAACACCACCAAGGCGCACCGCTTGGGTGAAGGCCGCGGGCCCGGTCAGCCCTACGCGCTGGTGGGCCACAAGTGGTTCTTCTCCGCGCCCATGAGCGACGCCTTCCTGGTGCTGGCGCACGCGGAGGGGGGCCTGTCGTGCTTCCTGATGCCGCGCTTCACGCCGGACGGCGCGCTCAATGCCATCCGCGTCCAGCGGCTGAAGGACAAGCTGGGCGACTGGAGCAACGCCAGCTCGGAGGTGGAGCTGCACGGTGCCTACGCGGTGATGGTGGGCGCGGAGGGCCGCGGTGTCCCCACCATCCTGGAGATGGTCGCGCTGACGCGGCAGGACTGCATGATTGGCTCCAGCGGGCAGATGCGTCAGGCGCTGGTGCAGGCCATCCACCACACGCGCCACCGCGTGGCGTTTGGCAAGCGGCTCATCGACCAGCCGCTGATGCGCAACGTGCTGGCGGACCTGGCGCTGGAACTGGAGGCCCATGTCGCGCTCACCGGGCGCGTCTCCCGCGCGGTGGACGCCACGCCTCGGGACGAGAAGGAGGCCGCGTTCTGCCGCATCGCCACGGCGGTGGGGAAGTACTGGGTGTGCAAGCGCACGCCGTCCTTCGTCAACGAGGCGCAGGAGTGCCTGGGCGGCGCGGGCTACGTGGAGGAGACGAACCTGCCGCGCCTGTACCGGCAGGCCCCGCTCAACTCCATCTGGGAGGGCAGCGGCAACATCCAGTGCCTGGACGTGCTGCGCGCGGCGTCGCGCGAGCCGGCCAGCCGGGAGGCCCTCTTCGCTGAGCTCCTGGCCGCGCAGGGCGGGCACCCCGCCTACGACGAGGCCACCGCGCGGCTGGGCAAGGAGTTGGCCAACACGGACTCGCTGGAGGTGCGCTCGCGCACCATCGTGGAAGGGCTGGCGCTGGCGCTCCAGGCGTCGCTGCTGATTCGCGCGGGCAACACCGCCGTGTCGGATGCCTTCTGCGAGTCCCGCCTGGGCGGAGCGCATGGACAGACGTTTGGCACGCTACCGGCCCACGCTCCCATGCAGATGCTCATCGAGCGCGCCTTCTCCGAGGGCGCGAAGTGATGGAGCCCGTCGCCAAGGTGGCGCATCGGAAGCCATCCGCCCGTTCGTGATAGGAGGACACCCCATGTCCAATCTCCAGGGAAAGACGCTGTTCATCACCGGTGCCAGCCGTGGCATCGGCAAGGCCATTGCCCTCCGCGCTGCCCGGGATGGCGCCAACATCATCATCGCCGCCAAGACGACGGAGCCGCACCCCAAGCTCCCCGGCACCATCTACACGGCGGCGGAGGAAATCGAGAAGGCCGGTGGCAAGGCGCTGCCCTGTGTCGTGGACATCCGCGACGAGCAGCAGATTGCCGCCGCCGTGGCCAAGGCGGTGGAGACCTTCGGCGGCATCGACATCCTGGTGAACAACGCCAGCGCCATCAGCCTCACGGGCACGCTCGAGACGCCAATGAAGCGCTTCGACCTGATGCACGGCATCAACACGCGCGGCACGTTTGCGTGTTCGCAGGCGTGTATCCCGTACCTGAAGAAGGCCAGCAATCCGCACATCCTCAACAACTCGCCGCCGCTCAACATGGAGGCGCGCTGGTTCGCGCCCCACGTCGCGTACACCATGGCGAAGTTCGGCATGAGCATGTGCGTGCTGGGCATGGCGGAGGAGCTGCGCTCGGACGGCATCGCGGTGAACGCCATCTGGCCGCGCACCGTCATCGCCACCGCGGCGGTGCAGAACCTGCTGGGCGGGGAGGAGACCATCCGCGGCTGCCGGACGCCGGAAATCATGGCGGACGCGGCCTACGCCATCCTCACCAAGCCGAGCCGCGAGTTCACTGGCAACTTCTGCATCGACGAGGAGGTCCTCCGCGGCGTGGGCGTGACGGACTTCGACAAGTACCAGCTGGTGCCCGGGGCGGAGCTGCTCCCGGACTACTTCATCTGAGTCTGTGTCGCCCCAGCCCATCCTCGCGCGCGGAGTTGCTGGAGCCCGCGCGCGGGCGTGGCCCGCTGTTTGTCAGGCGCGGGAACGTCGGGCAGTCTCCCGCGGCCATGCACGAGCCTCGCCTCTCCGAGTTGCGCGACGAGCTGTCCGGTATCCACCACGATGCCCGCGTCCGCAGGATGGTGGAGCTGGGGCGCCTGGCGCCGACGAACCCTGGCGTCCGCGAGTTGCTTGGGGTGCTGTCTCAAGGGGATGCCTTCGAGCGGTACCTCGCCCTGTGTGCCCAGTTCACCTGGCGCGATGGGGGGCAGGTGCTCTCCGCCACCACCGATGCGTCCGCTCGTGTTCGTTCTCTGGCCTTCCGACTGGTGCCCCTGGCCTGTGACGACGCCCAGGCGCTGGAGACCCTGAAGATGGCGTGCGCCGTTCGCCGCCAGGAGGGACTCCTCTGGGGGTTCATGAAGACGCGGCGGCAGGCCGTCATCGATGCGTATCTCGACTGGCTGGCCACCTGCACGGGCGTGCCTGACTTCGCTGATGCCGTCCCCTTGGCGACGTCCGAGGGCATTCGCCGTCACCTCCCCAGCGCACTGGCGCGCCCCAGTGTGCGCTTCTGGAGTCGGATGGCGCACAACGCCCCCGGCATCCTCGCGGAGGTCTTCGCCGCACGTTTGAGGGCCGTGACGGGCGAACCCGATCCGGTGACGCGCATGTACCTCAACGCGTACCTGCATCGCATCGCTGACCAGGCCCCCGACGCGGCCTTGGAGTTGTTCGAGCTGCTGCTCTCCCGCCGCATCCATCCCGATGCCTATGACTGGCATTGCCTGGTGCTCCATCGGCCCGAGGCCGCCGTGTCGCTGCTCCAGCGGCACGAGCACGCGTTCCCCTTCGAGGGGCAGTTTGCCCGCGCCGCCGCGCGGTTGAGCATGGACTCGCTCGTGTGGCTCGTTCGTCATGCTCCCAGCTCACTGGGGGATGCGAAGACGCTGCTCCCCCGGCTCTCCGAGACCGCGCGCCGCGTCGTCGTCGAGGCGTGGTGCGCCACGGTGGATGTGGCGCCGGTCTGGGGGACGGAGCTGCTCCGCTCCATTTCCGATGTCCGCGAACGGGAGCGCGTCCATGCCCGCTGGAGCGTCGCCGCGAGGAACAGCGATGGCGTCATCGCACTGGAGACGGTGACCGCGCTGCCCATCGATTTGCGTGAGCGCGAGGCGCGCCGGCATCTCCACGAGGTGGTGGCCCTGGGCTCCCGGCCCGAGCAACGCATGAGGTACGCATGCCTGCTGCCGTGGGATGAAGCGGAGGCGGCGCTCAAGGGATACATCGGTCACCCGGATGCCAGCGTGCGAGGCATGGCGTTGGCGTCGCTGTTGGCCATCCCCGGGCTGCGTCCGGACGAGCCCGCCTTGGTGGACCGTGCCCTGCCGCTGGCGTTGGCGCGCAAGAACGAGCAGGACCCCGTGCGGATGCTGATGCTGGGCGCGTTCGTGCGGTGGCCTCGCCGCGTGTGGCGCCGCGAGCACACCGAGGCGGTGGGCCGGATGTTGCGCGACGCGCTGGACGCGGCCGACCTGTCCTATCAGACGGCGGAGTTCGCGGAGACGTTGCTGCTGCGCACCTTCGCCAGGGCCCCCGAATGGGGGGCGACGTGGCTGGCCACCCTCCTCAAGGAGCGTGGTCGGCTCTTCAACGCTCGCGTGGGCGAGTACCTCACCGATGACGAGGTGCGCGCCGCCGCGCCCCAGCTCCTGGACATTGCCCGGGGATGGGCTCAGCGCGAGCGGGGCGGGCCGCTGCTCGAGTTGGTGAACAGCCTGGGCGCTCGTGTGAGTCTGGTCGCGGGACTGCAGGAACTCATTGTGTCCATGCGGGAGGAGACGCCCTGGCCCTTGCTGGCGCTGGGGATGGCCCAGTGGCAGTCCAAGCACGACCGCGCGGGCTTCGAAGCCACCGTGGGCGCCACGGTCCGGCGGTTCCTCGACCTGGGGTGGTTCTCCGAAGTCATCGCGTTGGCCCACTCGGAGGATGCGGCGCGACCGCTGCATCCCGAGCTGAGCTCCGGACTGAAGCGGGTCGCGCTTCGCCTGGGAAAGGAGGCGCACTCCGCCCTGGTGGTGCTCCGGCGACAGGCGTGGGCCGCCTTCGACGGCTTCCTGCCCGAGCTGCTCAAGGCCGATGCCAGCGTCATCTGCTTCCCGGTCGTGAACACGTACCTGCATCGGCGCAGGCAGGAGCTGCTGACGCCCTACCTGAGCGCGCCCGTCATCACCGGTCGTTTCTCGACGGAGAAGACGGGTTGGTTGCTGGCGTTCGATGACCGCGGTTTCTTCCGGTGGACCGCGCGGCAGAGCGCCCTCTACTCGCACGCGGTCTGCCGGCTGGTCGAGGACCCGGAGCGAGACACGCCGACGTTGCTCTGGGGTGTCTCGACACTCGCGGCGTTGACCTGGGGGACGATGGAGGGACTATGCACCCGGGTGGACGACGCGCGGCCCGTGGTGCGGGAGAGGGCCATCCGGGTGCTGGGCCGGTGCGACCAGGGGCAAGGCGTGACCACGCTGCTGCGCTGCCTGGAGGATGCCCGTGCGCGCATCGCCATCTATGGCCTGCGCCGTGCCTTCAACGGCATGCCTCCCGCGCGCGTGCTGTCCCTGCTGGCGGGCGTCCCCCTCACCAAAGTCACCGTGGCCAAGGAGGTCGTGCGCCTGCTGGGGGAGCTGCGCGTGGAGGCCGCCTACGAGCGGCTCCTGGAGTTGGGCGGAATGAGCCTGCATCGGGACGTGCGCATCGCCCTGCTGCGCGCGCTCTGGGACCACCTGGAGCGCGAGCCCACCTGGGCCGTCTTCGCCCGCGCTGCGGAGGACCCTGATTGGGTGGTGGCTTCACGGCTGGGAGACATCCCCGCGAACCGCCTCACCGAGACCTCCGACCGCAAGCTGTCCGCGCTGCTCGGGCGGGTGCTGGCTCGCCCCGAGCCGGAGGCGCGCATTGGCCTGCTTTCGCGCGCGGCGTATCTCCCCGTCAGGGATGTGGAGCGCGCCTTCCTTGATGCCTGTGGGGCTCGGCTGACGTCGCCATACGATGAAGAGGTGAGCTGGGCGATGAGGGCCCTGCTCCATCGCTCCAACGAACGCGACCTGGAGCGGCTGGAGGGCATGTTGGAGGCGGTGGCTTTGGACCGACGCGCACTGAACACCGCGGTGACGCAGTTGCTGGCGGTGGAGGTGAAGTCCCGCGCCAGCTACATGCAGGCGGCGCGCGCGGCAGAGCGGGTCCTCTCCCGGGACAGTCGTCTGGCGCCGCTGTACATCCAATGTGTGATGGCGGCACGGTCACCGCTGGAGTTGGCTGAAACGCTGGTCCAGATGGGGGAGGCAGGCCTCCTCCATGCGGATGCCCTGGAGGCGTGCCGTCTCGTCGTGAGCATGTTGCCCAAGGGTGAGCTGGAGGCGATGGAGGCCCGGTTGAGCGCGAGCGCGAGCGCGGAGGCTCGGCGCGTGGCTGTCTGGTGCCTGGTGCACGACGCGGCGCCGGGGCGCGGATGGACGCCCGAGCGGCTGGGCCGGCTGGCGCGGCTCCAGCAGGACGCCTCGCCGTTGGTCTCTGGCGCCGCACAGGCCATCTTCCCGCCACGGGAGCAGGCCTTTTCGCTCAAGGTACCTTCCAAGTCCAAGTAGCTCCCCGTGGCCCGGCGCCACCTTGAGGCCTCCGCGCTCACCGCATGGGAGCCCGCGAGGGCGGCGCCGGGGCCCAGGCATCCGCCGTCAACGCCTGCCTGCTCGCCCATCCCGGCGCACGCCGTTCCCATTCGCCCATCGGGGCAGGTGCGATAGGTAGAGGAGCCACATGGACATGCGGCACCTCCGAATCCTCCTGCTGTCGGCGCTGGGGCTTCTCGCCTCGGCCTGTCCGAGCCCCACCCGCGCCCCCGTCACCAGGCCCGAGGACGCGCTCATCCGCCTGTCTCGCAAGATGGAGCCCCGGGACGACGGTGACGTCGCGTCCCTGCGGACCGCCGTCGCCGAGAGCCTCGTGTGGCTGCGGAGCCGTCCGTCCGACCAACGCTTCATCTACGGCGCGCGGCAGGTCTCCATCGCCGAGCTGCGGACCGCCCTGGAGCGCCTGCACGCGCGGCTTCGCGAGGACCTCACGCCGGAGGCGCTGTGGGCCCTGGTTCTGGAGGACTTCGAGCCGCTGGAGGCCGCCGGAGGCGAGGACGGCCAGGTGCTCTTCACCGGCTACTACGAGCCGACCATCGAGGCGAGCCTGACGCGCACGGACGTGTACAACGTGCCCATCCACGGGCCTCCGTCCGACTTGATTGAGGTCCCGCTGGAATCCTTCGCGGAGCGCTTCAAGTCAGAGCGCGTCTTCGGCCGGCTCGACGGGCGGAAGGTGGTGCCGTACTGGTCGCGCGGGGACATCCGTGGGGGGCGGCTCAGCGGACGGAAGCTGGAGCTGGCGTGGGCCAAGGACCCGGTGGCGCTCTTCTTCCTGGAGGTGCAGGGCAGCGGTTCGTTGCTCCTGCCGGATGGGAGCCGGCGCCGCATCGGCTACGCCGCGTCGAATGGGAAGCCGTACCGCAGCATCGGCTCGCTGCTCATCCAGGAGGGCGCCATCCCCAAGGAGGAGATGTCGATGCAGGCGCTGCGCGCGTGGCTGGCCGCGAATCCGCAGCAATGCCACCGGGTGCTCGACCACAACGAGTCCTACGTGTTCTTCCGCTTCCTCAACACCGCGTCGGTGGGGTCGCTCGGGCGGCCGGTGACGGCGGGGCGCTCCATCGCGACGGACGCGCGGCTGTTTCCCAAGGGCGGCCTGGCCTTCATCCACACCGAGCGCCCGGTGCGCATGGCGGACGGCTCCGTGCAGTGGAAGCCGCTGTCGCGCTTCGTGCTCAACCAGGACACGGGCGGGGCCATCCGGGGCGCGGGTCGGGTGGACGTCTTCTGGGGCGCGGGCCCGCAGGCGGAGCTGGCGGCGGGGATGATGAAGCAGAAGGGGCGGCTGCTCTTCCTCGTCCCCCGGCCCGGCCGCGCCGCGCCCCTGGTGGCGCCGGTGTCCGTCACGCCTCCGAAGTAGCGGCCTTCAAGGTCAGGCAGCCCGCGTGTGCGGCCAGGATGAAGTCGAGCGGACTGGGGGCGCCATTGCGGCCACCCAACTCCATGGGCTCGTCCATGAATATCTTGAAGGCGCCCGCGTCGGTGATGCTGCGCGCCATGCTCTCTCCGACGGTACGGACCTCTCCGGTATACAGTGGGCTTTCCATCGCGGGGTTCTCCTTGTGAGAGGAAATACGACCCCCCATGTGAGTCCTGGTTGCCGCCGCGCGCGACTGCCCTGCGGGACGAGGGAGCGGGGCCTGGCACGAGAGCGGGGAGGGGAGCAGGGGTTTCCGCCCACCACCGAGAGACGCAGGTGGCACGCATGCGCCCAAACCGGGCAGTATGGCGCCCGTCTCCCTTGTCACGGGTGGCCTGTGCACACCCTGCCCGGCGCGGATGCCGGTGTGGCACCGTGGGGAGAAGACACGAGGCACCTGGGATGAGCAGCGACGTGGCGGAAACGAAAGACGGAGTGGTTCTTCTCGACTATGCGCAGCTCGTGGCGGGCGCGGACCTGAGCGCCGCCATCGAGCGCGCCTACGGGCATGACGGCATTGGCCTGCTCGTCGTTCGGGGCATCCCCGGGCTGGCCGAGCTGCGCGACAACCTGCTGCCCCTGGGCTTCCGCTTCGCCGCGCTGCCCACCGAGGTGAAGGACCGCTACGTCCACGCGCGCAGCAGCTACTCGTTCGGCTGGAGCCACGGGAAGGAGCTGCTGCGCCCCGGCCAGTTCGACGAGTTCAAGGGCTCGTACTACAACAACCCGCAGTACGACGTGCCGCACACCGACGCGGAGCTCATCGAGAAGCACCCGGAGAACTACCACCCCAACGTGTGGCCGGACGCGGACTTCCCGGAGCTGCGGCCCGCCTTCATGGCGCTGGGCCAGCGGATGGTGGACGTGGGCGTGCTGGTCGCCGGGCAGTGCGACAAGTACGTGCAGGCCAAACTGGGCAGCCGCCTGGCACCGGACGCGGCGCTGGCGAAGACGATTCGTGATTCGCGCACGTGCAAGGCGCGGCTGCTCTACTACTTCGCCATCAACGAGGACGCGACGCCGCGCACGCGCGACTCGTGGTGCGGCTGGCACAGCGACCACGGCTCGCTCACGGCGCTGTGCCCGGCCATGTACTTCGAGGCCGAGCCGGGCGCGGCGGAGCCGGCGCGCAAGGACATCCCGGTGCCGGACCCGGAGGCGGGCCTGTACGTGCGCACGCGGTCCGGCGAGGAGCGCAAGGTCGTCATCCCGAAGGACAGCCTGGCCTTCCAGATTGGCGAAAGCTCCCAGATTGTCACCGGCGGGCTGCTGCGGTCCACGCCGCACGCGGTGCAGGCGCTGGCCCATCCGGCCAGCCGCAACATCTCCCGCGCCACCTTCGCGGTGTTCATGCAGCCGGACAATGACATGCACCTGCGTCCGCCGGAGGGCGTGGACCCCGCCGAGCAGAAGGTGGGCGCCTTCCAGCCTGGAATGACTTTCGGCGATTTCGCCAAGGCGACGTTCGCGAAGTTCTACAACCCCTACGCGTAGCGTGCTCCGCCCACACGGACATCCTGCGCCGTTGACCTGAATGGAGAGGAGACACCCCATGCGAGCTCTTGGATTGGCGGTCGTGCTTTCAATGGCCGGGGTGCCGGTGGCGGCGGAGGCGGCTTCGCTCCGTTGTGGCCAGGCGCTGGTGGCGGATGGGGCGCTCAAGACCGAGGTGCTCGCCAAGTGTGGGGAGCCAGCGGCGAAGAACTTCCGCACGGTGACGGACTCGGCGGGCTCGGTGACGCCGGACAGGAACACGGGGGGCGTCACGACGGAGCGGCGGTCCGTCACCCGGGAGTACGAGGAGTGGACCTACAACTTCGGGCCGCGCCGCTTCATGCAGGTGGTGACGTTCGAGAACGGCCGCCTCATCGACGTGCAGAGCGCGGGCTACGGCAGCGAGTAGC contains:
- a CDS encoding alpha/beta fold hydrolase, with amino-acid sequence MPLLQLEELSLYFEESGEGTPVLFLHGLGSSGRDWESVAPRLTGRHRVIVPDARGHGRSGKPPGAYGVPRFARDIAGLCDALGLTGVHVVGLSMGGMMGFQLAVDRPELVRSLVIVNSGPELVARTLRRKFEFGLRLTLLKLLGPSVLAKVLAPKLFPKPEQEALRQRALEIFSANDPDAYLRATKGLVGWSVMRHLGGITCPVLVLASDRDYTPVSTKQAYVDLLPNARLQVLSDSGHASPHDQPDKVADAVEAFLAGVEDAAADARQPG
- a CDS encoding TetR/AcrR family transcriptional regulator; the encoded protein is MSTSPRSRLRATAARLPPTAAAPPEGTRRRILETALQLFASRGYHDTSIRDLASALELRPSALYAHFAAKDHVLAELVRIGHEAHFEALETAFQGAKPTPADQVRALVHAHTRVHAEHPQLALVVNEEFYALSLELAAPAQALRDKANAMLIDAIQRGMAQGQFSPLHPQITAAAIVGMGSRIPHWFEPGGPIAVETLAKTHAELALRMLGSVSGA
- a CDS encoding MBL fold metallo-hydrolase, with the translated sequence MRNRSLALSFATMLATAALTGCAVTSHGVQPSALGKARPSSELLPMLTQPGPVELETVVSCDWAVERGGLINLDHPTAKRAGLEDGDEPVQVFFHALRHPEKGLFIVDTGVETALRDAPEKAAMRGLVASAMNMEKMTVHAPLGEWLAKQQQPLAGVFLTHLHLDHITGMADVPAGTPVYTGPGEASDRAFVNLVVQGNSDRALAGKPPLSEWTYAREDAGLFDGAVDIFGDGSVWALWLPGHTPGTTAYLVRSTKGPVLLAGDVSHTRWGWEHDVEPGSFNNDADRATVSFKKLRAFAQAHPEVEVRMGHQH
- a CDS encoding LysR family transcriptional regulator; translated protein: MDISWDDARLFLAIAETGSFSGAARQLRIGQPTVSRRLAALEYAVGASLFRRGVDGAVLTAAGERLVLPAKKMAEWAGELHRAAESSDTSPRGLVRVTAAPYMCFDFLAPFSGAVAKKHPGLRLEVLSGIQYLDLGRGEADLALRARCPPNADLKRVYGVQIRNAVFVAKSLKAKLPKRPTLQQIPWVAWAPPFDATPPNPQLESIIPGFSPVFTADNYLVMLAAAEAGVGAMVLGDLRHRFVRERSLVPLDLDLGPYATSELHLVCAKSALDIPRVRKVSELLVEELEQAKKR
- a CDS encoding extracellular catalytic domain type 1 short-chain-length polyhydroxyalkanoate depolymerase encodes the protein MKRNAVTCSRTGLLLLAVLTLTAAAPARAGTWVHGIEGTRGFQLWVPTGYQADTPLPLVVALHGCFQNPSQFAGLSRLNEKADAEKFLVLYPNQATFANPTQCWNFMLVLNQTRGHGEPALVVGMVEQVKRHYAVDARRIYVGGVSSGAVLTGTLLACYSDVFAAGMIGAGAMYKAATTISGTGFAMLFGSIYHPDDRGRDAWVCSGRPRHTVPVLVVHGTKDSVVDIVNGRQATRQFLQTSDYGDDGVANDSIRPVATQVTRATVPGGRAYTVEDYVYGGSLVARHIEIQGMDHAWPGGDSRYPFADPSGPDGTSIMWDFFRQHTRN